The Streptomyces kanamyceticus genome window below encodes:
- a CDS encoding MFS transporter, whose protein sequence is MSIRILLPRGAPRVLAAAQLSNSVGDGAYYVASALYFTRVVGLSPTQIGLGLTVAWAVGSVAGVPLGALADRHGPRGTSVLLALATGFAVTSFLFIRTFPLFLVAAVGYAVAQCGLAAARQALLAGLVAPADRTGVLAHLQSTLNAGLAVGAALGGLALRFDTAGAYRAVFALDAAGFLLCAASLLRLPAVAKVPAARDGGEPRLAVLRDRPYTVITLLNAVLLLRMPLLSLAIPLWIVERTGAPGWLVSALFVLNTLAVMACQVRLARGVTGLRTATRAVRRSGLVMFASCAVFALSAAGLSPWAAAAVLVAGAVLQAVAEMQQSAGSWQIGFALAPTHQVGQYQGFFGTGVPLARTLGPLLLTWLLVVWGIPGWLLLGAVFLAASLAMGPAVRWAEGVRARGAGGARGVRHSEG, encoded by the coding sequence GTGTCGATTCGTATCCTTCTGCCGCGCGGGGCACCGCGCGTGCTCGCCGCCGCGCAGCTGAGCAACTCCGTCGGCGACGGCGCGTACTACGTGGCGTCGGCGCTGTACTTCACCCGCGTCGTCGGCCTCTCGCCCACCCAGATCGGCCTCGGCCTCACCGTGGCCTGGGCGGTCGGCTCGGTGGCGGGGGTGCCGCTCGGCGCGCTCGCGGACCGGCACGGGCCGCGCGGCACCTCCGTGCTGCTCGCGCTGGCCACCGGCTTCGCGGTCACCTCGTTCCTCTTCATCCGCACCTTCCCGCTGTTCCTCGTCGCGGCGGTCGGATACGCCGTGGCCCAGTGCGGTCTCGCCGCGGCCCGCCAGGCCCTGCTCGCGGGGCTCGTGGCCCCCGCGGACCGTACGGGCGTGCTCGCCCACCTCCAGTCGACGCTCAACGCGGGCCTCGCGGTCGGCGCGGCCCTCGGCGGCCTGGCGCTGCGCTTCGACACCGCCGGGGCGTACCGCGCGGTGTTCGCGCTGGACGCGGCGGGCTTCCTGCTCTGCGCCGCGTCGCTGCTGCGGCTGCCCGCGGTGGCGAAGGTCCCGGCCGCGCGCGACGGCGGCGAGCCCCGGCTCGCGGTGCTCCGAGACCGCCCGTACACGGTGATCACTCTGCTCAACGCGGTGCTCCTGCTGCGCATGCCGCTGCTCAGCCTGGCGATTCCGCTGTGGATCGTGGAGCGCACCGGGGCGCCGGGCTGGCTGGTGTCCGCGCTGTTCGTCCTCAACACCCTTGCCGTGATGGCCTGTCAGGTCCGGCTGGCCCGCGGCGTCACCGGGCTGCGCACGGCCACCCGCGCCGTGCGCCGCTCCGGTCTCGTCATGTTCGCCTCCTGCGCTGTCTTCGCGCTGTCGGCGGCCGGGCTCTCGCCATGGGCGGCCGCGGCGGTCCTGGTCGCGGGTGCGGTGCTGCAGGCCGTCGCCGAGATGCAGCAGTCCGCGGGCTCGTGGCAGATCGGCTTCGCGCTGGCCCCCACCCATCAAGTCGGCCAGTACCAGGGCTTCTTCGGCACGGGCGTGCCCCTCGCCCGCACGCTCGGCCCGCTGCTCCTGACCTGGCTCCTGGTGGTGTGGGGCATACCGGGCTGGCTGCTGCTCGGCGCGGTCTTCCTGGCGGCCTCGCTGGCCATGGGGCCCGCGGTGCGGTGGGCGGAGGGCGTCCGCGCCCGAGGAGCCGGAGGGGCCCGGGGAGTGCGACACAGCGAAGGGTGA
- a CDS encoding bile acid:sodium symporter family protein — protein sequence MTKLIMVVQRQLLGLMIGCYVLAGVCPAPGEALRALTLRIPGSTAELTLPMALLAVMLFNAGLGVRIADLRVVLSRPWRLALGVAANALLPLFLLPCIALILRGWPDPAETEGLVIGLMLVLAMPIAGGAVSWGQNAGGNVPLVVAMVIGSTLLSPLTVPLGMRMAGQLVGPYGAGALDDTTTVDTIAETGAGLFALVAVVLPCLIGIAVRTVLSEDRASRTLPTVKAVNLVNILSLCYINAAGALGQALAHPDPDLLAAAVALSGAVCALTFFCGRWLSRWTRCDRPDGISLTFATGMNNSSAAAVLAAGSFAHRASVLLPILSYSLLQKVVAGTAGRPPRLPPGVTGVAPVRE from the coding sequence GTGACGAAATTAATCATGGTCGTACAGCGCCAGCTGCTGGGGCTGATGATCGGCTGCTACGTACTGGCGGGCGTCTGCCCCGCCCCCGGCGAGGCACTTCGCGCACTGACTCTGCGGATCCCGGGGAGTACGGCCGAACTGACGCTGCCCATGGCCCTGTTGGCGGTCATGCTGTTCAACGCCGGGCTCGGCGTGCGCATCGCCGATCTGCGCGTCGTGCTGTCCCGGCCCTGGCGGCTGGCCCTGGGTGTCGCCGCCAACGCCCTCCTGCCCCTGTTCCTGCTCCCCTGCATCGCCCTGATCCTGCGGGGCTGGCCCGATCCGGCGGAGACCGAGGGCCTGGTGATCGGGCTCATGCTCGTCCTGGCGATGCCGATCGCGGGCGGCGCCGTCTCCTGGGGCCAGAACGCCGGGGGCAACGTCCCGCTGGTCGTCGCGATGGTGATCGGCTCCACCCTGCTCAGCCCGCTCACCGTGCCCCTCGGCATGCGCATGGCCGGTCAACTGGTCGGCCCCTACGGCGCGGGCGCCCTGGACGACACGACCACCGTCGACACCATCGCCGAGACAGGGGCGGGGCTTTTCGCGCTGGTGGCCGTGGTGCTGCCCTGCCTCATCGGCATCGCCGTACGGACCGTGCTCAGCGAGGACCGGGCCAGCCGGACCCTGCCCACGGTCAAGGCCGTCAACCTGGTCAACATCCTGTCACTCTGCTACATCAACGCCGCGGGCGCGCTGGGGCAGGCACTCGCCCACCCCGACCCCGACCTGCTCGCCGCGGCGGTCGCGCTGTCCGGCGCGGTGTGCGCTCTGACCTTCTTCTGCGGCCGTTGGCTGTCCCGCTGGACGCGGTGCGACCGGCCCGACGGGATCTCCCTCACCTTCGCCACCGGCATGAACAACAGCAGCGCGGCGGCGGTGCTGGCCGCCGGGTCGTTCGCCCACCGCGCCTCGGTGCTGCTGCCGATCCTCTCCTACAGCCTGCTCCAGAAGGTGGTGGCGGGCACGGCGGGACGGCCGCCCCGGCTCCCGCCCGGCGTCACCGGCGTCGCCCCGGTCCGGGAGTGA
- a CDS encoding epoxide hydrolase family protein, whose translation MNTTPFKVSVSDDVLDDLRARLRRTLFTSASDPTYWAAGTDPDHLRDLVSYWADGFDWRAAEDMLNGFEHHIADVAGTRVHFVQVRGVRPEGAPAPLPLVLSHGWPSSYVEMLPVARLLADPGSHGGDPADAFDVVVPSLPGFLHSGLPDGPFTRERVAGIWHELMTGNLGHRRFGAFGGDIGGGVTQWLGALYPGQVAGVHLTSAVVSADFEAAPPTAEEQAYLDHLAAYDADDQGYSEIMCTRPDTIAAALRDSPAGLLAWISDKYRDWSDCGGDLEARWDRDTLLTVATLYWATGSIGSSFRQYYDYVRHNRRVPPVTVPGAVTLSHEPAFAHYPKSLAERVLTDLRHWSTPRNGGHFMAHEEPEQVARELRAFFRPLR comes from the coding sequence GTGAACACCACACCCTTCAAGGTCTCCGTCTCCGACGACGTCCTGGACGACCTGCGCGCGCGGCTCCGGCGCACCCTCTTCACCTCCGCTTCCGACCCGACGTACTGGGCCGCGGGCACCGACCCCGACCACCTGCGCGACCTCGTCTCCTACTGGGCGGACGGCTTCGACTGGCGCGCCGCCGAGGACATGCTCAACGGCTTCGAGCACCACATCGCCGACGTCGCGGGCACGCGCGTGCACTTCGTCCAGGTGCGGGGCGTACGTCCCGAGGGGGCGCCCGCGCCGCTGCCGCTGGTCCTGAGCCACGGCTGGCCCAGCAGCTACGTCGAGATGCTGCCCGTCGCCCGGCTGCTGGCCGACCCGGGGAGCCACGGCGGCGACCCCGCCGACGCCTTCGACGTGGTCGTCCCCTCGCTGCCCGGATTCCTCCACTCCGGGCTGCCCGACGGGCCGTTCACCCGCGAGCGCGTCGCCGGGATCTGGCACGAGCTGATGACGGGGAACCTCGGCCACCGGCGTTTCGGCGCCTTCGGCGGGGACATCGGGGGAGGCGTGACGCAGTGGCTCGGTGCGCTGTACCCCGGTCAGGTCGCCGGTGTGCACCTCACGTCCGCGGTGGTCTCCGCCGACTTCGAGGCCGCGCCGCCGACCGCCGAGGAGCAGGCCTACCTCGACCACCTCGCCGCGTACGACGCCGATGACCAGGGCTACAGCGAGATCATGTGCACCCGGCCCGACACGATCGCCGCGGCGCTGCGGGACTCCCCGGCGGGCCTGCTCGCCTGGATCAGCGACAAGTACCGCGACTGGAGCGACTGCGGCGGCGACCTGGAGGCGCGCTGGGACCGGGACACCCTGCTGACCGTCGCCACGCTCTACTGGGCCACCGGCAGCATCGGCTCGTCCTTCCGGCAGTACTACGACTACGTACGGCACAACCGGAGGGTGCCGCCCGTGACCGTGCCCGGCGCCGTCACCCTCAGCCATGAACCGGCCTTCGCGCACTACCCCAAGAGCCTGGCCGAGCGGGTCCTGACCGACCTGCGGCACTGGAGCACGCCGCGCAACGGCGGTCACTTCATGGCGCACGAGGAGCCCGAGCAGGTCGCGCGCGAACTGCGCGCGTTCTTCCGCCCGTTGAGGTAG
- a CDS encoding VOC family protein: protein MPRITPNLWFDTQAEDAAKFYVSVFPNSEIKNTSYYGEGSPRPAGSVLTVEYELDGNPYLALNGGPEFTFDEAVSFSISCADQDEVDYYWDKLSEDGEEGPCGWLKDKFGLSWQVVPTALVELLADPDPGRAQRAMQAMFGMKKLDVAALRAAADGTA, encoded by the coding sequence ATGCCCCGGATCACGCCCAACCTCTGGTTCGACACGCAGGCGGAGGACGCCGCCAAGTTCTACGTCTCGGTCTTCCCGAACTCGGAGATCAAGAACACGTCGTACTACGGAGAGGGCAGTCCGCGCCCGGCGGGCTCCGTCCTCACGGTGGAGTACGAGCTCGACGGCAACCCGTACCTGGCGCTCAACGGCGGCCCCGAGTTCACCTTCGACGAGGCCGTCTCCTTCTCGATCTCCTGCGCCGACCAGGACGAGGTCGACTACTACTGGGACAAGCTCTCCGAAGACGGCGAGGAGGGCCCCTGCGGGTGGCTCAAGGACAAGTTCGGGCTGTCCTGGCAGGTCGTGCCCACGGCGCTGGTCGAGCTCCTCGCGGACCCGGACCCGGGGCGTGCGCAGCGCGCCATGCAGGCGATGTTCGGCATGAAGAAGCTCGACGTGGCCGCGCTCAGGGCCGCCGCCGACGGCACGGCGTAG
- a CDS encoding EamA family transporter yields MDATELGERATPVRGRASALALLLGADVAVQFGSAAAALLIPEVGVWGVLVLRLTVSAVLLLAICRPTLRGHTSKDWAVAGLLGLTLCAWNSCFYLAILRMPLGPTVTLELLGPLALTLLGSRRAADPLWALLALAGVFLLGKDGFSGLEPAGVAFALCAAVLWACYIQLSARTGARFERLDGLAVAMTVAATASVPVGLLFGRVTLPEPGDVWLVLAVAVLSSVVPTASELIALRTIGPVVFSVLMSLAPPAAALAGLLVLDQSLTLLQWLAMVLVVIACGGALLTPGPGRRR; encoded by the coding sequence GTGGACGCCACCGAATTGGGCGAGCGCGCCACGCCCGTCCGGGGCAGGGCGAGCGCCCTGGCCCTGCTGCTCGGCGCCGACGTGGCGGTGCAGTTCGGGTCGGCGGCGGCCGCGCTGCTGATACCCGAAGTGGGCGTCTGGGGCGTACTCGTCCTGCGCCTCACGGTCTCCGCGGTGCTGCTGCTCGCGATCTGCCGTCCGACGCTCCGGGGCCACACCTCCAAGGACTGGGCGGTGGCGGGCCTGCTCGGTCTGACGCTGTGCGCCTGGAACAGCTGCTTCTACCTCGCGATCCTGCGCATGCCGCTGGGGCCGACCGTGACGCTGGAGCTGCTCGGCCCGCTGGCGCTCACGCTGCTCGGCTCCCGGCGCGCCGCCGACCCGCTGTGGGCGCTGCTGGCTCTCGCTGGCGTGTTCCTGCTCGGCAAGGACGGTTTCAGCGGCCTGGAGCCCGCCGGGGTGGCCTTCGCGCTCTGCGCCGCCGTCCTGTGGGCCTGCTACATCCAGCTCAGCGCGCGGACCGGCGCGCGCTTCGAGCGGCTCGACGGGCTCGCGGTCGCGATGACGGTCGCCGCCACCGCGAGCGTTCCCGTGGGCCTGCTGTTCGGGCGGGTGACCCTGCCGGAGCCGGGGGACGTCTGGCTCGTCCTCGCCGTGGCCGTACTGTCCTCGGTCGTGCCCACCGCGTCGGAACTCATCGCCCTGCGCACGATCGGGCCGGTCGTCTTCTCCGTCCTGATGAGCCTCGCGCCTCCCGCCGCGGCGCTGGCCGGACTGCTCGTCCTCGACCAGTCGTTGACCCTCCTGCAGTGGCTGGCCATGGTGCTCGTGGTCATCGCGTGCGGCGGGGCGCTGCTCACTCCCGGACCGGGGCGACGCCGGTGA
- a CDS encoding non-ribosomal peptide synthetase produces MIPLSYAQRRLWFLSRLEEHGAAYNVPLALRLTGSLDRDALIRAFTDVVERHEVLRTGYLEVDGEPYQQVREGDLARPVFLVRESAPERLAADIDDAARHVFDLAAELPVRCWLFVLGEHEHVLLVLHHHIAADGWSIGPLTTDLATAYEARCDGEEPEWDEPLPAQYADYVAWQRDFLGDPDAQDSVQARQLRYWTDALAGLPPELELPYDRPRPPVSAHRAGSVQLRLGTAVQARLVALAKESRATLFMVLQAAVATLFTRLGAGTDIPLGSAVAGRSEEEFDELVGFFVNTVVLRADLSGDPTFREVIDRVRATDLAAYEHQDLPFERLVEAVNPDRSLGRHPLFQTMLTFEVRSTAPWRLGAVEAAPVETVTSATKFDLLFQVEEEYGVAGAPQGIRCVIDYDTELFDRDTIESMASRLVRLVNTVVADPDVAVHSIDLLDTAERRRLLTDWGGVGDDVRPGGAAAASSVAELVAHQAARTPALPAVRCGADVLDYAELNARANRLARRLVDFGIGPEDVVAVAVDGSAELLVALLAVGKAGGAYLPLDADYPADRLSFMLADARAALLLTTTSVRAGLPDADVPVWHLDLAAPAVPGADADLTDADRRAPLRDLHPAYVIYTSGSTGRPKGVVVTHRAMIDYLAWTAQEYPGARGVALQHGSVSFDIAITALFTPLILGGCVLVAPLEHDPRLEAWLAEHPCTLLIATPSHLALLDALPPVFLPTEDLMLAGEPLTGEALESSRRRRPEARAHNLYGPTEITVACTEYRIDPGRRPASGQVPIGARQPGNRLYVLDDRLRPVPVGVKGELYVGGTGVARGYLRRPGLSAQRFVADPWGPAGSRMYRTGDVVRWRADGDIEFLGRTDDQVKVRGFRIELGDVEAALTGHPGVARAVVTTHAAASGDVRLVGYAVPTEDARLDPTELRRFVERTLPGHMVPAALIVIDEVPLTTNGKVDRGALPRPEFTPSSASSAARAPRGATEELVSALFAAELGVDAVGADENFFQLGGHSLLAARLVGRIRSATGRQLGIRALFEAPTVAELALRLTEPGGDQESQEHDAFRTVLPLRASGQGPALFCAHPGGGLAWCYSALLAHLAPEQPVHGVQARGISPAGELPASIGEMAAEYVERLREVQPVGPYHLLGWSFGGLVAHAMAVLLQEQGEEVPLLLILDGYPGDVELLAPEGGADQAAGTEEALAAVSEALGVDGAAQDSGERGAALGLTEPQLAAMVRVFENNRELARGFDPKPFRGPVLFVTAALDRGDGLPSAAEAWGPYVEGPIEDVRLDCTHHQLLSGEAARAVAELVSRRLRATS; encoded by the coding sequence ATGATCCCGCTTTCCTACGCCCAGCGCCGACTGTGGTTTCTGTCCCGGCTCGAGGAGCACGGCGCGGCCTACAACGTGCCGCTGGCCCTCCGGCTGACCGGAAGCCTCGACCGCGATGCGCTGATACGCGCCTTCACCGACGTCGTCGAGCGGCACGAGGTGCTGCGCACCGGCTATCTGGAGGTCGACGGCGAGCCCTACCAGCAGGTGCGCGAGGGCGATCTCGCCCGGCCCGTCTTCCTGGTGCGGGAGAGCGCTCCGGAGCGGCTTGCCGCCGACATCGACGACGCGGCCCGCCATGTCTTCGACCTCGCCGCCGAACTCCCCGTCCGCTGCTGGCTGTTCGTGCTCGGCGAGCACGAGCACGTGCTGCTCGTGCTGCACCATCACATCGCGGCCGACGGCTGGTCGATCGGCCCGTTGACCACCGATCTCGCCACGGCGTACGAAGCGCGATGTGACGGCGAAGAACCGGAGTGGGACGAACCGCTGCCCGCGCAGTACGCGGACTACGTGGCCTGGCAGCGCGACTTCCTCGGCGATCCGGACGCCCAGGACAGCGTGCAGGCACGCCAGTTGCGGTACTGGACCGACGCCCTCGCCGGACTGCCGCCCGAGTTGGAGCTGCCCTACGACCGGCCGCGCCCGCCCGTCTCAGCCCACCGCGCGGGCAGCGTCCAGCTCCGGCTCGGCACCGCCGTGCAGGCCCGCCTGGTCGCGCTGGCCAAGGAGAGCCGGGCGACCCTCTTCATGGTGCTGCAGGCCGCGGTCGCGACGCTGTTCACCCGGCTCGGCGCGGGCACTGACATTCCGCTGGGCTCGGCCGTCGCGGGCCGCTCGGAGGAGGAGTTCGACGAACTCGTCGGCTTCTTCGTGAACACCGTCGTCCTGCGCGCCGACCTGTCCGGGGACCCGACCTTCCGGGAGGTGATCGACCGGGTGCGCGCGACCGATCTGGCGGCCTACGAGCACCAGGACCTGCCGTTCGAGCGGCTGGTGGAGGCGGTCAACCCCGACCGCTCGCTGGGCAGGCACCCGCTCTTCCAGACGATGCTGACCTTCGAGGTCCGCTCCACCGCGCCCTGGCGCCTGGGCGCGGTGGAGGCGGCGCCGGTGGAGACGGTGACCAGTGCCACCAAGTTCGACCTGCTGTTCCAGGTGGAGGAGGAGTACGGAGTGGCGGGCGCGCCGCAGGGCATCCGCTGCGTGATCGACTACGACACCGAGCTGTTCGACCGGGACACGATCGAGTCCATGGCCTCCCGTCTCGTCCGGCTCGTCAACACGGTGGTGGCCGATCCGGACGTCGCCGTCCACAGCATCGACCTGCTGGACACCGCCGAACGCCGCAGGCTGCTGACCGACTGGGGCGGCGTAGGAGACGACGTCCGTCCCGGCGGCGCCGCCGCGGCGTCCTCCGTGGCCGAACTCGTGGCGCACCAGGCCGCACGCACCCCCGCCCTGCCCGCCGTCCGGTGCGGCGCGGACGTGCTCGACTACGCGGAGCTCAACGCGCGGGCGAACCGGCTCGCCCGCCGTCTGGTGGACTTCGGCATCGGGCCCGAGGACGTGGTGGCCGTCGCCGTGGACGGGTCCGCCGAGCTGCTCGTCGCCCTGCTCGCCGTGGGCAAGGCCGGTGGCGCCTACCTGCCGCTCGACGCGGACTACCCGGCCGACCGCCTCTCCTTCATGCTGGCGGACGCCCGTGCGGCGCTGCTGCTCACCACCACTTCCGTACGCGCCGGTCTGCCCGATGCCGACGTGCCCGTCTGGCACCTCGACCTGGCGGCTCCCGCGGTGCCGGGCGCCGACGCCGACCTCACCGACGCCGACCGCCGCGCCCCGCTGCGGGACCTCCACCCGGCGTACGTCATCTACACCTCGGGATCCACCGGCAGGCCCAAGGGCGTCGTCGTCACCCATCGGGCGATGATCGACTACCTCGCCTGGACGGCCCAGGAGTACCCCGGCGCGCGCGGCGTCGCCCTCCAGCACGGCTCCGTCTCCTTCGACATCGCCATCACCGCCCTGTTCACCCCGCTGATCCTGGGCGGCTGCGTCCTGGTCGCACCGCTGGAGCACGACCCGCGGTTGGAGGCGTGGCTCGCGGAACACCCCTGCACCCTGCTCATCGCGACCCCGAGCCATCTGGCGCTGCTCGACGCCCTGCCCCCGGTGTTCCTGCCCACCGAGGACCTGATGCTCGCCGGTGAGCCGCTCACCGGCGAGGCGCTGGAGTCGTCACGGCGCAGGCGCCCGGAGGCCAGGGCCCACAACCTCTACGGCCCCACCGAGATCACGGTGGCCTGTACCGAGTACCGGATCGATCCGGGGCGGCGACCGGCGTCCGGCCAGGTGCCGATCGGCGCGCGGCAGCCCGGCAACCGCCTCTACGTCCTCGACGACCGGCTGCGTCCCGTCCCGGTCGGGGTGAAGGGCGAGTTGTACGTGGGCGGCACCGGTGTGGCACGCGGCTATCTGCGTCGCCCCGGCCTGAGCGCACAGCGGTTCGTGGCCGATCCGTGGGGCCCCGCGGGATCCCGCATGTACCGCACCGGGGACGTGGTCCGGTGGCGGGCGGACGGCGACATCGAGTTCCTCGGCCGTACCGACGACCAAGTCAAGGTGCGCGGGTTCCGCATCGAACTCGGCGACGTCGAAGCCGCGTTGACCGGGCATCCCGGCGTGGCCCGCGCGGTCGTCACCACGCACGCCGCGGCCTCCGGGGACGTACGCCTGGTCGGCTACGCCGTGCCCACCGAGGACGCCCGCCTCGACCCGACGGAGCTGCGCCGGTTCGTGGAGCGCACCCTGCCGGGCCACATGGTGCCCGCGGCGCTGATCGTGATCGACGAGGTGCCGCTCACCACGAACGGCAAAGTCGACCGCGGGGCGCTGCCGCGCCCGGAGTTCACCCCCTCGTCCGCGTCGTCAGCCGCCCGCGCGCCGCGCGGAGCCACGGAGGAGCTGGTGTCCGCTCTCTTCGCGGCGGAGCTCGGGGTGGACGCCGTGGGGGCCGACGAGAACTTCTTCCAGCTCGGCGGCCACTCCCTGCTCGCGGCGCGCCTGGTCGGCAGGATCCGCTCGGCCACCGGTCGCCAGCTGGGGATCAGGGCGCTGTTCGAGGCGCCCACCGTGGCGGAGCTCGCGCTGCGGCTGACGGAACCGGGCGGGGACCAGGAATCCCAGGAGCACGACGCCTTCCGTACCGTGCTGCCGCTGCGCGCGTCGGGGCAGGGGCCCGCGCTGTTCTGTGCGCATCCCGGCGGCGGACTGGCCTGGTGCTACTCCGCGTTGCTCGCCCACCTCGCGCCCGAACAGCCGGTCCATGGCGTACAGGCGCGCGGCATCTCCCCGGCGGGTGAACTCCCCGCGAGCATCGGGGAGATGGCGGCGGAGTACGTCGAGCGGCTGCGCGAGGTCCAGCCGGTCGGCCCCTATCACCTCCTGGGCTGGTCGTTCGGCGGCCTCGTCGCCCACGCGATGGCGGTCCTCCTCCAGGAGCAGGGGGAAGAAGTGCCGCTGCTGCTGATCCTGGACGGCTACCCCGGTGACGTGGAGCTGCTGGCGCCGGAGGGCGGTGCGGATCAGGCGGCCGGAACGGAGGAGGCGCTCGCCGCGGTCTCCGAGGCCCTGGGAGTGGACGGCGCGGCGCAGGACTCCGGGGAGCGGGGCGCGGCCCTCGGACTGACCGAACCCCAACTGGCCGCCATGGTCAGGGTGTTCGAGAACAACCGCGAGCTCGCCAGGGGCTTCGACCCCAAGCCGTTCCGCGGCCCGGTGCTGTTCGTGACCGCGGCCCTCGACCGGGGCGACGGGCTGCCGTCCGCCGCCGAGGCCTGGGGACCGTACGTGGAGGGCCCCATCGAGGACGTGCGGCTCGACTGCACCCACCACCAGTTGCTGTCGGGCGAGGCCGCGCGGGCGGTCGCCGAGCTGGTCTCCCGGCGACTGCGCGCTACCTCCTGA
- a CDS encoding MFS transporter yields MVDDSRKHSSIWRNREFLLLWSGQTVSEMGTQITVLALPLVAVVLLDATPFQVGLLAAAETSAYLLVALPAGAIVDRVAKRRLMIWCDVGLFLVIGSVPLAHVLDSLTLVHLYVVALVSSVLSVFFAVAYQAYLPAVLEHSQLLDGNGKIAASRSVAQVAGPSSGAGLVTLIGAAGAMAADAVSFALSASALSAIRTPEPRRKADPGPRPTMRSQIREGLDYVLRDRILRNSVAFNGTANFFVIIVETLGPVFLIRTLHLRPGLVGLLLALGAVGGVAGGVAARHLARRFGSARISWIAMTVLSLPGLLIPMAGSGWWVLLFGFGWISWTFSSTVAGISLTSYRQAACPPELLGRVSAAARWITWGTLPVGGLVGGGLATVFGVQTTLWIAVIGGCCAGLWLFFSPLRGMRDIPLNEPEPRPTAETEAVAEKP; encoded by the coding sequence ATGGTCGACGACAGTAGAAAGCATTCCTCGATCTGGCGCAATCGCGAATTCCTGCTCTTATGGAGCGGGCAGACGGTCAGCGAGATGGGGACGCAGATCACCGTTCTCGCCCTGCCGTTGGTCGCGGTCGTGCTGCTGGATGCCACCCCGTTCCAGGTCGGCCTGTTGGCGGCCGCGGAGACGAGCGCGTACCTCCTGGTCGCACTGCCGGCCGGAGCCATCGTGGACCGGGTCGCCAAGCGACGGCTGATGATCTGGTGCGACGTCGGACTGTTCCTGGTGATCGGCTCGGTGCCCCTGGCCCACGTCCTCGACTCCCTGACACTCGTCCACCTCTATGTCGTCGCGCTGGTCTCCAGCGTGCTCTCGGTCTTCTTCGCGGTCGCCTACCAGGCCTATCTGCCCGCGGTCCTCGAACACAGTCAACTCCTCGACGGCAACGGCAAGATCGCCGCTTCCCGGTCGGTCGCGCAGGTCGCGGGCCCCAGTTCCGGTGCGGGTCTGGTGACGCTGATCGGCGCCGCGGGGGCGATGGCGGCCGACGCGGTCTCCTTCGCCCTGTCGGCCAGCGCGCTGTCGGCGATCCGCACCCCGGAGCCGCGCCGCAAGGCCGATCCGGGGCCGCGGCCGACGATGCGGTCGCAGATCCGTGAGGGGCTCGACTACGTCCTGCGCGACCGCATCCTGCGGAACTCGGTGGCCTTCAACGGCACCGCCAACTTCTTCGTGATCATCGTGGAGACCCTGGGCCCGGTCTTCCTGATCCGCACGCTCCACCTGCGACCCGGCCTGGTCGGGCTGCTCCTCGCGCTGGGCGCCGTCGGCGGTGTGGCGGGCGGCGTGGCGGCACGGCACCTCGCCCGGCGCTTCGGCTCCGCGCGGATCAGCTGGATCGCGATGACCGTCCTCTCGCTGCCCGGACTGCTGATCCCGATGGCCGGATCCGGCTGGTGGGTGCTGCTCTTCGGCTTCGGCTGGATCTCGTGGACCTTCTCCTCCACCGTCGCGGGCATCTCGCTGACCAGCTACCGCCAGGCCGCCTGCCCGCCGGAGCTGCTCGGCCGGGTCAGCGCCGCCGCGCGCTGGATCACCTGGGGCACCCTGCCGGTCGGCGGCCTCGTCGGCGGCGGACTCGCCACGGTCTTCGGCGTCCAGACCACGTTGTGGATCGCCGTCATCGGCGGTTGCTGCGCGGGTCTTTGGCTGTTCTTCTCGCCTTTGCGGGGCATGCGCGACATTCCTCTCAACGAGCCCGAGCCGAGGCCCACGGCCGAAACCGAGGCCGTGGCCGAAAAGCCGTAG
- a CDS encoding arylamine N-acetyltransferase family protein, whose translation MHSEQLDAYLRRIEADRPAAPTAGALRDLHLAHLRAVPFENLSIHLGEEIELTEKALVTKVVDARRGGFCYELNGAFGALLGALGFDVALVQARVYGDTGQPGIPYDHMALRVRTDDGGDWLADVGFGTHSQLPLAFGDRGEQSDPGGVFRLHDTPEGDLRVVKDNKPQYLLETRPRELADFRVGAWYHRTSPASHFTRSLVCSLLTGNGRVTLSGRTLTTTADGERQVTELVSAAEVLAAYDRHFGIRLDREPTVGGTG comes from the coding sequence ATGCACTCCGAACAGCTCGACGCCTATCTGCGGCGCATCGAGGCCGACCGCCCCGCCGCACCCACCGCGGGGGCCCTGCGCGACCTGCACCTAGCGCATCTGCGCGCCGTCCCCTTCGAGAACCTCTCCATCCACCTCGGCGAGGAGATCGAACTCACCGAGAAGGCCCTGGTGACGAAGGTCGTCGACGCCCGCAGGGGCGGCTTCTGCTACGAGCTCAACGGCGCCTTCGGCGCCCTGCTCGGCGCGCTGGGCTTCGACGTCGCGCTCGTCCAGGCCCGGGTGTACGGCGACACGGGACAGCCCGGCATCCCCTACGACCACATGGCGCTGCGCGTGCGCACCGATGACGGCGGCGACTGGCTGGCGGACGTCGGCTTCGGGACGCACAGCCAGCTGCCGCTCGCCTTCGGCGACCGGGGCGAGCAGAGCGACCCCGGCGGCGTCTTCCGGCTCCACGACACCCCGGAGGGCGATCTGCGGGTCGTCAAGGACAACAAACCGCAGTACCTCCTGGAGACCCGCCCGCGCGAGCTGGCCGACTTCCGGGTCGGCGCCTGGTACCACCGCACCTCGCCCGCCTCCCACTTCACCCGGTCCCTGGTCTGCTCGCTGCTCACCGGGAACGGCCGCGTCACCCTCAGCGGGCGCACGCTCACCACCACCGCGGACGGCGAGCGGCAGGTCACCGAGCTGGTCTCGGCGGCGGAGGTGCTCGCGGCCTACGACCGGCACTTCGGCATCCGGCTCGACCGCGAGCCGACCGTCGGCGGGACCGGATGA